One window of the Lactococcus lactis genome contains the following:
- a CDS encoding LysR family transcriptional regulator — MELRLLKYFWAVATAGTVSKAAEQLYITQPTLSRQIKELERELDTQLFMRDGKKLILTEDGQFLKIKAEEILQLTSKTVQVFEDRKNAELSGHLTIGALEGWTTSSIAKTLQRLTNKYPSITFTILSGNADDIKWKIDNGLVDVGFLLEPTSTEKYNVEKIGFPERWMMLTQSDSELAELDEVSPEIFKKQRILISERPEVRQFIADWAGCQVSDLEIIGGFNLGFHLFEIARAGIGEAVVTEGALIRDYPDLKAIPLSPEVKTLSVLAWKKNIPLTPLTRAFIKQYLQDNE, encoded by the coding sequence ATGGAACTTCGATTATTAAAATATTTTTGGGCAGTTGCAACTGCTGGAACAGTATCCAAAGCTGCTGAACAGTTATATATTACGCAGCCAACATTATCTAGACAAATTAAAGAACTTGAACGCGAACTAGATACACAACTTTTTATGCGTGATGGGAAAAAACTGATCTTAACTGAAGATGGACAATTTCTTAAAATTAAGGCCGAGGAAATTTTACAGCTGACCAGTAAAACAGTACAAGTTTTTGAAGACCGAAAAAATGCAGAATTATCTGGCCATCTGACGATCGGTGCTTTAGAAGGCTGGACAACTTCCAGTATCGCTAAAACGCTCCAAAGACTGACAAATAAATATCCGTCAATTACTTTTACAATTTTGTCAGGAAATGCTGATGATATCAAATGGAAGATTGACAACGGACTAGTTGATGTTGGTTTTTTGTTAGAGCCAACATCAACTGAAAAATATAATGTTGAAAAAATTGGCTTTCCTGAACGTTGGATGATGCTCACTCAATCCGATTCAGAACTTGCAGAATTAGATGAAGTAAGTCCAGAAATATTTAAAAAGCAAAGAATATTAATTTCAGAACGACCAGAAGTTCGTCAATTTATAGCCGATTGGGCAGGCTGCCAAGTGAGTGATTTAGAAATTATTGGCGGCTTTAATCTCGGTTTTCATCTTTTTGAAATTGCTCGTGCAGGAATTGGTGAAGCAGTTGTTACAGAAGGGGCGCTTATTCGAGATTACCCTGATTTAAAAGCTATTCCATTGAGTCCGGAAGTGAAAACTTTAAGTGTGCTTGCTTGGAAAAAAAATATTCCACTGACTCCTCTTACAAGAGCATTTATTAAGCAATATCTTCAAGATAATGAATAA
- a CDS encoding MFS transporter has protein sequence MKNKKTFGLILFIILFSYFLILMDNSIIFTSSLKISQDLKMNESTLSWVSNAYTITFGGFLLLAGRLGDLLGRKIIFLLGLFIFGFSSLVVGLSTSSEMMIIARAVQGIGSAILAPTSLALLMDTYKGDLRVRAISYYGATAGIGSSFGLILGGWLTSALSWRVGFLLNVPFSLLLINLTLVNVHQSDIKASKIDFLGSFLSVLISVLFVFGITVSNLFIIILSFILIILFILWEKMLTYALIPLELFKNKVRTGSYVARFAFMMAMLTYWFILPQIMQKMYHFSPLQSGLAFLPLTIVNFIAALFLPRLTRALGNSKVMILGQVILLTGMILSLVSQPEWGYFYAMIFQMMIIGLGQGWLLAPLTAAGVEEVSPELSGAASGLTNMMHQLGGPVGLSIVVLFSSNIVDLSAYYHLVMGFITAFLSVGLLVLIFTRPDNNKK, from the coding sequence ATGAAAAATAAAAAAACATTTGGTCTTATCCTTTTTATTATTTTGTTTTCCTATTTCCTTATTTTAATGGATAACTCAATAATATTTACAAGTAGCTTAAAAATTTCTCAAGATTTAAAAATGAATGAATCAACTTTATCTTGGGTTTCTAATGCTTATACGATTACGTTTGGTGGTTTTCTTTTATTAGCAGGACGCCTGGGTGATTTATTAGGGCGAAAAATAATTTTCCTTCTTGGACTTTTCATTTTTGGATTTTCTAGTTTAGTTGTCGGTTTGTCAACTTCTTCAGAAATGATGATTATTGCCAGAGCAGTTCAAGGGATTGGTTCGGCTATTCTTGCTCCAACAAGTTTAGCTTTATTAATGGATACATATAAAGGGGATTTAAGAGTTAGAGCTATCTCATATTATGGAGCAACTGCGGGAATTGGCTCAAGTTTTGGACTTATTCTAGGCGGCTGGCTCACTTCGGCTCTTTCATGGCGTGTTGGCTTTTTATTAAATGTTCCTTTTAGTTTATTATTAATTAATCTAACTCTTGTTAATGTTCATCAAAGCGATATCAAAGCTAGCAAAATTGACTTTTTGGGAAGTTTTCTGTCAGTCCTTATCTCAGTCCTATTTGTTTTCGGAATTACGGTAAGTAATTTGTTCATCATTATCCTCTCATTCATTTTAATTATCTTATTTATACTTTGGGAAAAAATGTTAACTTATGCATTAATTCCTTTAGAATTATTTAAAAATAAAGTACGGACGGGTTCGTATGTTGCACGCTTTGCCTTTATGATGGCAATGTTGACTTACTGGTTTATTCTGCCGCAGATTATGCAAAAAATGTATCATTTTTCACCATTGCAATCCGGACTTGCTTTTCTTCCTTTAACAATCGTAAATTTTATCGCGGCTCTTTTTCTTCCTAGATTAACTAGAGCATTAGGAAATAGTAAAGTAATGATCCTAGGACAAGTGATTTTACTGACAGGAATGATTTTGTCATTAGTTTCGCAACCAGAATGGGGATATTTCTATGCGATGATTTTTCAAATGATGATTATTGGATTAGGGCAAGGTTGGCTTCTTGCTCCGCTGACGGCAGCGGGAGTAGAAGAGGTCAGTCCAGAATTATCAGGAGCTGCATCAGGTTTGACAAATATGATGCATCAACTTGGAGGACCTGTTGGTTTATCTATTGTTGTGTTATTTAGCTCAAATATTGTTGACTTAAGTGCTTATTATCATTTGGTCATGGGATTCATCACCGCTTTTCTATCAGTAGGCCTTCTTGTCTTAATTTTTACTAGACCAGACAATAATAAAAAATAA
- a CDS encoding aldo/keto reductase, which produces MQTKLTLNDGNVIPQFGLGLYQLPEGTETQNIVKTALELGYRHLDTAHAYQNETSVGQAIQDSEISNSEIWITSKLWPSDYEQAPEAIERMLKRLKVEQIDLLLLHQQVGNYRKAWIALENAVKEGQVKSIGISNFDGERLVDLFNFADIKPSVIQVETHPYHQQVELQEFLKPYGTKIESWYPLGHGDKNLLEEKIFKKMAKKYNKTVAQIILRWHIQEGIIVFPRSTLKEHLAENINIFDFELSCSEIKEIRKLNKKQPYFTMTYEEQEKNFLSWKLED; this is translated from the coding sequence ATGCAAACAAAATTAACATTAAATGATGGCAATGTCATTCCCCAATTCGGTTTGGGACTTTATCAGCTTCCAGAAGGAACAGAAACGCAAAATATTGTAAAAACTGCCTTGGAATTAGGTTATCGTCATCTGGATACGGCACACGCTTATCAAAATGAAACTTCTGTCGGTCAAGCAATTCAAGACTCAGAAATTTCAAATTCTGAAATCTGGATTACAAGCAAGCTTTGGCCTTCTGATTATGAGCAAGCGCCAGAAGCAATTGAGCGAATGCTAAAACGCCTAAAAGTTGAACAAATTGATTTACTCTTATTGCATCAACAGGTTGGAAATTATCGAAAAGCATGGATTGCTTTAGAAAATGCTGTAAAAGAGGGACAGGTGAAATCAATTGGAATTTCAAATTTTGATGGAGAAAGATTAGTTGATTTATTTAATTTTGCTGATATCAAACCGAGTGTCATTCAAGTAGAAACTCATCCTTATCATCAACAAGTAGAATTACAGGAATTTTTGAAACCTTATGGTACAAAAATTGAAAGTTGGTATCCTCTGGGACATGGCGATAAAAACTTACTTGAAGAAAAAATATTTAAAAAAATGGCTAAAAAATATAATAAAACAGTCGCACAAATCATTTTGCGTTGGCATATTCAAGAGGGAATTATTGTTTTTCCACGCTCAACGCTAAAAGAACATTTAGCAGAAAATATAAATATTTTTGATTTTGAATTATCCTGCTCCGAAATAAAAGAAATTCGTAAATTAAATAAAAAACAACCTTATTTTACGATGACCTATGAGGAGCAAGAAAAAAACTTTTTGTCATGGAAACTAGAAGACTAA